A section of the Labrus mixtus chromosome 15, fLabMix1.1, whole genome shotgun sequence genome encodes:
- the LOC132989948 gene encoding inactive dipeptidyl peptidase 10 encodes MIATTQQNMTTELDLGSSDGPPRNWKGIGIAMVVIIAVMSLVILSVVLLTPDESLLLLRSQLTMEDLESEEFKVHDPSVAWLNENEVALQTREGHILSFSLNSNLTTTLLDNSSLDLTSTKFQVSADKRFVLLAYNIQPVFSQSFTASYAIHDVANGDLLELNPLEKDKAALHYASWGPQGNQLAYVFDGDIYYQPSVTSKPLRLTTTDQEQSVVNGLSDWTYEEEVLLTYAAHWWSMDGARLAYLTINNSATPVMEVPHFLGRLYPSNVAFPYPKAGSSIPSVSLFVVNLYGPAHTLEMIPPDSLRARDSYISMVTWISSTRLAVRWLNRAQNQSVLCVCEATTGACSEKHKMAMDIMQNQRQEVPLFSEDSSVFYTILPAKQGARGEFHHIAGLSAQPATPSVPPRFLTSGSWDVTLLCALDEKAGKIYFLSTEESRQSRHLFSVDLDGVFQRQCISCNLLDGCRFFKAEFSPNQTYFTLYCLGPGIPKVTVHSTKDPSSYVVLEDNSRLSRALEDKRLPETLFRTLPADNHDVHLKLSLPQGYEANLHPLLIIVDGVPGSQSVTEEFALDWPQVLSSTHNVALAWVDGRSGVGRGQKTTAVDPRKLGSLRVKDYLGVVELLMQLSYIDDRRMALYGKAFGGYLTLKMLAATHKLFQCAAAVAPITDFRLYSSAFSERYLGLPAKEEHAYSTASLLEEVNKLKDENFLILHGTADARVHFQHSAELLSRLVKVEANYSLQLYPDEGHILREPRSVHHFQRTVVNYLQTCLKHSIFLDPVEEEEEEDD; translated from the exons ATGATTGCCACAACTCAACAAAACATGACCACGGAGCTG GACCTGGGAAGTTCAGATGGTCCTCCGCGGAACTGGAAGGGCATAGGAATCGCCATGGTGGTGATCATAGCCGTTATGTCCCTCGTCATACTGTCCGTCGTCCTCCTCACACCCG ATGAATCCCTCTTGTTGCTCCGTTCCCAACTCACCATGGAGGATCTGGAGAGTGAAGAGTTCAAAGTTCATGACCCCTCTGTAGCGTGGTTGAACG AAAACGAAGTGGCTCTTCAAACCAGAGAAGGACACATCCTCTCATTCAGCCTCAACAGCAACCTCACCACGACTCTGCTGGACAACAGCTCCCTG GACCTGACGTCTACTAAATTCCAAGTCTCTGCTGACAAGAGGTTTGTCCTCTTGGCGTATAATATTCAACCG GTGTTCTCTCAGTCCTTCACAGCCTCCTATGCTATCCATGATGTGGCTAATGG gGACCTGCTGGAGCTTAACCCTCTGGAGAAAGACAAGGCAGCTCTACATTACGCCTCCTGGGGTCCTCAGGGGAACCAGCTG GCCTATGTGTTTGACGGAGATATCTACTACCAGCCGAGCGTGACCAGCAAACCTCTGCGTCTCACAACCACCGACCAAGAGCAGAGTGTGGTGAACGGGCTCTCTGACTGGACTTATGAAG AGGAAGTGCTGTTGACATATGCTGCCCACTGGTGGTCTATGGACGGGGCCCGGCTTGCGTACCTCACCATCAACAACTCTGCCACACCTGTAATGGAAGTACCTCACTTCTTAGGACGTCTGTACCCCTCCAATGTCGCGTTCCCCTACCCCAAG GCTGGCTCAAGTATCCCATCAGTCAGTCTATTTGTGGTAAATCTGTATGGTCCAGCTCACACTCTGGAAATGATTCCTCCTGACTCCCTCAGGGCCAG AGACAGCTACATCTCCATGGTGACTTGGATCAGCAGTACCCGCCTCGCTGTACGTTGGCTGAATCGCGCCCAGAACCAATCAGTGCTCTGCGTGTGCGAGGCCACCACAGGGGCATGCTCCGAG AAGCACAAAATGGCCATGGACATAATGCAAAACCAGCGGCAG GAGGTGCCGTTGTTTTCAGAAGacagctctgtgttttataCAATCCTACCTGCAAAACAAGGCGCTCGAGGGGAGTTTCATCACATCGCTGGTCTCTCAGCCCAG CCCGCCACCCCCTCCGTCCCTCCTCGCTTCTTGACATCAGGGAGCTGGGACGTCACCTTGCTGTGCGCACTGGATGAGAAGGCAGGAAAAAT aTATTTCCTGAGCACAGAAGAATCCAGACAGAGCAGACACCTTTTCAG TGTGGACCTGGATGGAGTGTTTCAGCGCCAGTGCATCTCCTGCAACCTGTTAGATGGATGTCGCTTCTTTAAAGCTGAATTCAGCCCCAATCAAACATACTTCACTCTCTACTGCTtag GCCCAGGAATCCCTAAAGTGACAGTTCACAGCACAAAGGACCCCTCCA GTTATGTTGTTCTGGAGGATAACAGCCGTCTATCTCGAGCTCTGGAGGACAAGAGGCTGCCTGAAACCCTGTTCAGGACCCTGCCAGCAGACAACCATG ATGTCCACCTGAAACTATCTCTACCTCAGGGTTACGAGGCCAACCTGCACCCTCTCCTCATCATTGT GGATGGAGTTCCTGGCAGTCAGTCGGTGACAGAAGAATTTGCCCTGGACTGGCCTCAGGTCCTCTCCAGCACTCACAATGTGGCCTTGGCCTGGGTGGACGGCAGGAGCGGGGTCGGCCGCGGACAGAAGACCACCGCTGTGGATCCGCGAAAGCTTGGCTCGCTTAGAGTTAAAGATTATCTGGGAGTTGTCGA GTTGTTGATGCAACTCTCTTACATTGATGATCGGCGCATGGCCCTGTATGGCAAG GCATTTGGGGGGTATTTAACGCTCAAGATGTTAGCTGCAACACATAAGCTATTTCAATGCGCAGCTGCTGTTGCACCAATAACTGACTTCAGGCTTTATA GTTCTGCATTCTCAGAGAGATATCTAGGCCTTCCAGCAAAGGAGGAGCACGCTTACTCG ACGGCCTCTTTGCTGGAGGAAGTTAACAAACTGAAGGATGAGAACTTTCTTATTCTACATGGA